Proteins found in one Paenibacillus dendritiformis genomic segment:
- the yajC gene encoding preprotein translocase subunit YajC has product MFLAGAADPGAGGGLLTMLLPFVAMFAVFYFLLIRPQQKKQKQRNSMLSQLKKGDKIVTIGGLHGTIMEITDDIVVLRVNDVTKMTFDRNAISTVVTSEEAASASS; this is encoded by the coding sequence ATGTTTTTAGCCGGAGCAGCTGATCCTGGTGCTGGCGGCGGGTTGTTAACGATGCTGCTGCCATTCGTGGCGATGTTTGCGGTGTTCTATTTCCTGTTGATCCGACCGCAGCAGAAGAAGCAGAAGCAGCGTAATTCGATGCTGAGCCAGTTGAAAAAAGGGGACAAAATCGTGACGATTGGCGGCCTTCATGGGACGATTATGGAGATTACCGACGACATCGTCGTCCTGCGTGTCAATGATGTTACGAAGATGACATTTGACCGCAATGCGATTAGCACGGTGGTCACTAGCGAGGAAGCCGCAAGCGCGTCATCATAG